The following coding sequences lie in one Corticium candelabrum chromosome 10, ooCorCand1.1, whole genome shotgun sequence genomic window:
- the LOC134185436 gene encoding uncharacterized protein LOC134185436 yields MVVFLLLLGVIAGAYADFNCYHVCQDSYPTHTYPSADHHWACMRGCRFYVIEKMTLSHPFALVADYDSSSSRCNSSCSDAYRMNSTLLYACQIGCGQTEVNGTPTTGTSSTAVATGTLEPQAAFAMIFEIQPFVLFSSSRDSVFGNWWSSWESMNGYGHSWLIMSFSSWDVEPSTAAPTLVTYCQGWIQQNFSSPVFIILCCSTLLLFLSLACLCLKPKKRELSIQADDLPLVKKPAVLGSLAAKKGSITTV; encoded by the exons ATGGTTgtgtttctgctgcttctAGGCGTCATAGCGGGTGCATACGCCGATTTTAACTGCTACCATGTGTGCCAAGACTCATATCCGACACACACTTACCCATCG GCTGATCACCACTGGGCTTGTATGAGAGGCTGCCGCTTTTATGTCATCGAGAAGATGACTCTAAGCCATCCATTTGCTCTAGTAGCAGACTACGACAGCAGTTCGTCTCGATGCAAttcca GTTGTAGTGATGCGTACAGAATGAATTCCACTTTACTCTATGCTTGCCAGATTGGCTGCGGCCAGACAGAAGTGAATGGGACGCCGACAACGGGTACATCGTCAACAGCAGTTGCAACAGGGACTCTTGAG CCACAGGCAGCATTTGCAATGATTTTTGAGATTCAGCCATTTGTACTATTTTCATCAAGCCGGGATTCTGTGTTTGGCAACTGGTGGTCAAGTTGGGAGTCGATGAACGGCTATGGACACAGTTGGTTGATCATGTCGTTTTCAAGTTGGGATGTAGAGCCATCTACAGCGG CTCCCACACTCGTCACATATTGCCAAGGATGGATTCAGCAGAATTTCTCGTCCCCCGTCTTCATCATTCTCTGCTGTTCGACTCTGCTGCTCTTTTTGTctcttgcttgcttgtgtttgaAGCCAAAGAAACGAGAG CTCAGCATTCAAGCTGATGACTTGCCGCTAGTGAAGAAGCCAGCAGTGTTGGGTTCACTGGCTGCAAAGAAGGGTTCCATCACGACCGTGTGA
- the LOC134185434 gene encoding galactosylgalactosylxylosylprotein 3-beta-glucuronosyltransferase 3-like isoform X2 — MCKTVWKMRNCQRAVCVIALVGWATTSLIFLTLSQSRFQEENCILQSKRQASTLSSQEQHLNTIKRKFANLQQKFQQVTAELVQKQRILDQMRKHGKEGDSRSTKLNSRVNPTNTLNNLLKTIYAITPTYARYTQKADLTRLSQTFRHIRNFHWILVEDSNSKTSLVTGFLERSRLTYTHLAVATPEKMKLKENEPRWRKARGVEQRNLAIEWLVKQHATSEGVVYFADDDNTYDLRIFEQMRSTRRVSVWPVGLTGGLRFEGPICSNNKVTDWHTAWHPERPFPLDMAGFAVNLKELVKNPAARIDPNAARGYLESSLLQRILKRREAEPLANDCTEVLVWHTRTEAPKMKDEIRLQRMGKPSDPRIET, encoded by the exons ATGTGTAAAACGGTATGGAAAATGAGGAATTGTCAGCGCGCCGTTTGTGTTATTGCGTTAGTTGGCTGGGCGACGACGTCACTGATTTTTCTAACACTGTCCCAAAGTCGGTTCCAAGAAG AAAATTGCATACTGCAGTCCAAACGACAGGCATCAACGTTGTCTTCTCAGGAACAACACTTGAACACCATTAAACGCAAATTTGCTAATCTCCAACAGAAATTTCAACAAGTGACAGCCGAATTAGTTCAAAAACAGAGAATACTTGACCAGATGCGGAAACATGGCAAGGAGGGAGATTCGAGGTCTACGAAACTGAACTCACGAGTCAACccaacaaacacattgaatAACTTGTTGAAAACAATTTATGCGATTACTCCAACATATGCACGATACACACAAAAAGCGGACCTTACTCGTCTGTCTCAGACATTTCGTCACATACGAAACTTTCACTGGATTTTAGTTGAAGATTCGAACAGTAAAACGTCACTAGTGACTGGTTTTCTTGAACGGTCACGTCTTACTTATACTCACTTGGCTGTGGCGACGCCAGAGAAGATGAAGCTGAAGGAAAATGAGCCGAGATGGCGTAAAGCTCGTGGAGTGGAGCAGAGAAATCTGGCGATCGAGTGGCTTGTGAAACAGCATGCAACGAGTGAGGGAGTTGTGTATTTTGctgatgatgacaacacatATGATTTACGGATATTTGAACAG ATGCGTTCCACTCGTCGCGTCTCTGTCTGGCCGGTAGGCCTAACAGGCGGACTTCGTTTTGAAGGTCCAATATGCTCCAACAACAAAGTCACCGACTGGCACACAGCATGGCATCCTGAGCGACCGTTTCCTCTTGACATGGCAGGCTTTGCCGTCAACCTCAAAGAACTTGTGAAAAATCCAGCAGCGAGAATTGATCCAAACGCAGCACGAGGATACTTGGAATCCTCATTGCTTCAACGTATTTTGAAACGTCGCGAAGCTGAACCACTTGCAAACGACTGTACagag GTTCTTGTGTGGCATACTAGAACGGAGGCTCCGAAAATGAAAGATGAAATTCGGCTGCAGCGTATGGGCAAGCCATCGGATCCACGGATAGAGACTTAA
- the LOC134185434 gene encoding galactosylgalactosylxylosylprotein 3-beta-glucuronosyltransferase 3-like isoform X1: MCKTVWKMRNCQRAVCVIALVGWATTSLIFLTLSQSRFQEAENCILQSKRQASTLSSQEQHLNTIKRKFANLQQKFQQVTAELVQKQRILDQMRKHGKEGDSRSTKLNSRVNPTNTLNNLLKTIYAITPTYARYTQKADLTRLSQTFRHIRNFHWILVEDSNSKTSLVTGFLERSRLTYTHLAVATPEKMKLKENEPRWRKARGVEQRNLAIEWLVKQHATSEGVVYFADDDNTYDLRIFEQMRSTRRVSVWPVGLTGGLRFEGPICSNNKVTDWHTAWHPERPFPLDMAGFAVNLKELVKNPAARIDPNAARGYLESSLLQRILKRREAEPLANDCTEVLVWHTRTEAPKMKDEIRLQRMGKPSDPRIET, from the exons ATGTGTAAAACGGTATGGAAAATGAGGAATTGTCAGCGCGCCGTTTGTGTTATTGCGTTAGTTGGCTGGGCGACGACGTCACTGATTTTTCTAACACTGTCCCAAAGTCGGTTCCAAGAAG CAGAAAATTGCATACTGCAGTCCAAACGACAGGCATCAACGTTGTCTTCTCAGGAACAACACTTGAACACCATTAAACGCAAATTTGCTAATCTCCAACAGAAATTTCAACAAGTGACAGCCGAATTAGTTCAAAAACAGAGAATACTTGACCAGATGCGGAAACATGGCAAGGAGGGAGATTCGAGGTCTACGAAACTGAACTCACGAGTCAACccaacaaacacattgaatAACTTGTTGAAAACAATTTATGCGATTACTCCAACATATGCACGATACACACAAAAAGCGGACCTTACTCGTCTGTCTCAGACATTTCGTCACATACGAAACTTTCACTGGATTTTAGTTGAAGATTCGAACAGTAAAACGTCACTAGTGACTGGTTTTCTTGAACGGTCACGTCTTACTTATACTCACTTGGCTGTGGCGACGCCAGAGAAGATGAAGCTGAAGGAAAATGAGCCGAGATGGCGTAAAGCTCGTGGAGTGGAGCAGAGAAATCTGGCGATCGAGTGGCTTGTGAAACAGCATGCAACGAGTGAGGGAGTTGTGTATTTTGctgatgatgacaacacatATGATTTACGGATATTTGAACAG ATGCGTTCCACTCGTCGCGTCTCTGTCTGGCCGGTAGGCCTAACAGGCGGACTTCGTTTTGAAGGTCCAATATGCTCCAACAACAAAGTCACCGACTGGCACACAGCATGGCATCCTGAGCGACCGTTTCCTCTTGACATGGCAGGCTTTGCCGTCAACCTCAAAGAACTTGTGAAAAATCCAGCAGCGAGAATTGATCCAAACGCAGCACGAGGATACTTGGAATCCTCATTGCTTCAACGTATTTTGAAACGTCGCGAAGCTGAACCACTTGCAAACGACTGTACagag GTTCTTGTGTGGCATACTAGAACGGAGGCTCCGAAAATGAAAGATGAAATTCGGCTGCAGCGTATGGGCAAGCCATCGGATCCACGGATAGAGACTTAA